From Bacteroidota bacterium, one genomic window encodes:
- a CDS encoding fasciclin domain-containing protein, which yields MKNSFKKIAGLLMIAAIAGTSVNAQTKKSMTPTATVVVGGEAMFPKKNIVENAVNSKDHTTLVAAVKAADLVATLQTAGPFTVFAPVNDAFENLPAGTVETILKPENKATLVAVLTYHVISGTYDFNALKELIKKGNGTGKLKTVQGEELWVMMNGEHNIQIKDAKGNVANISTYDVYQSNGVIHVIDKVLMPSM from the coding sequence ATGAAAAACTCATTCAAAAAAATCGCTGGCCTATTAATGATTGCTGCTATTGCAGGCACAAGCGTAAATGCACAAACAAAAAAATCTATGACCCCAACCGCAACGGTAGTAGTTGGTGGTGAAGCTATGTTTCCCAAAAAGAACATTGTTGAAAATGCGGTGAACTCAAAAGATCACACCACATTAGTAGCCGCCGTAAAAGCTGCAGACCTTGTTGCAACCTTGCAAACCGCCGGACCATTCACCGTATTTGCACCTGTAAATGATGCCTTTGAAAACCTACCCGCAGGTACTGTAGAAACTATTTTGAAACCTGAAAACAAAGCCACCTTGGTAGCTGTTTTAACTTATCATGTGATTTCTGGAACTTATGATTTTAATGCTCTAAAAGAATTGATCAAAAAAGGAAATGGTACTGGCAAATTAAAAACTGTACAAGGAGAAGAACTATGGGTAATGATGAATGGCGAACACAATATACAAATAAAAGATGCCAAAGGAAATGTAGCAAACATTAGCACTTACGATGTATACCAAAGCAATGGTGTAATACATGTAATCGACAAAGTGTTGATGCCAAGTATGTAA